GGTGGACGCCCGAGACGATCTTGACCAGCGTCGACTTTCCGGCGCCGTTGTCGCCGACGAGTGCAACGATCTCGCCCGGGAAAACCTCGAGCGAAAAACTCTCGATCGCGGTGATGCCGCCGAAATTCTTGCGAATGTCGTGCAGCTGAAGGATGGGCGCGCTCACCGTCATGTGTTTCTCCTAGACTGGCCAGGCATAGGGTTCACCGAAGCCGTTCTCGATGGTTTCCACTTTCGGATTGTCCGTCGAAATGCCCGACACGCCGACAATATGGGCGCGGGTGACGAAGGCCTGGCCACGGAAGCCGAACACGGCGCTGTCGCCAGGCTTCGGCGCGTTCGCGCCGGCGGCATCGATCATGGCGTAATAGTCGATCGCAGAGGGCGGCGGCACCTCGACGCTGCGCAGTGCCGAGCCTGCCGTCGTCGGTTCAGCCGAGACGATCGCCTTGACGTCGTAGTCGGGGAAGATCGGATCGATGTAGAAGCCGCCGCCAAGGCAATAGGCCTTGCCGCCGGAGAGATGCGAGACCTCGGTGAGATAGAGCACCGCCGGCAGCTCCGGCAAATCTTCCATGACATGCAGCGCGGTGGTGCCATGCAGTCCATTGCCGGGCTCGCACTGCGTCGCGCCGGCCTCGGCGAGTGCCGCCAGCATAACGCTCGACGTGGTGCCCGGCGCGTTGATCTCAATGTCCTTGCGTCCTGCCTTAGCCAGCGCTTCCGCAGCTTTCGCGAGCGTCGCCAGATTGGGGGTCGGCAGCACTTTTCGCGAAGCATGGTCGAACAGCAGAGCAGGGAAAGTGGTGATGCCGGCGAAACGGCCGCCTTCGACGGCATCCAGCCGGTCGGCGACATCGATAATGTCGGCGGCATTGAAACCGCCTTCATGGCCGCGATAGAAGATATCGCCTTCGGCGGCGATGCGGGCCAGCAGGTCCTGCACATAGCCGGCCGCCTTGGCGCCTGTTGCCGCTTCCCCAGCCTTGGTATCGTTGAACACGGTCCAGTAGTCCGGCTTGAAGGTTTTCGCCGCAGCCGCCGCTTCGAATTTTGCGACCTGCTGGAGATGGCCGAGATGGCCAAGCTTCATGCCTGCCTTGTGGGTGGCGCGGGCGCAAGCCATGTCGACGGCGACCGCGCGGTCAATGCCGCCGCGCATCACGGCCCGGCAGAACGACGAGGAGCGGCCGACCTGCTTGGTCATGGCGAAGATCTTCAGGCCGTTGCGGCTGGCTTCGCTCTTGAGAACCCGCGCATTGGCCTCAACCGTGTCGAGATCGAGCACATAAGCATTGGCCGGCAACTTACCTTGCTGGTGCAACCGGATAGCTGATTCGATGAAGGCGGGGTTGCGGCGGCGCAGAATCTCGAGAAACATGGATGGCTTCCTTCAGCGGTTCTTTTCGCGCAGCGACACGGCGACTGCGGTCAGGATGATGAGGCCACGCACGATCATCTGGTCGGAGACCGACAGGCCCATCAGGATCAGGCCGTTGTTGAGCATGCCCATCATCAACGAGCCGACCAGCGCGCCGACCACGGAGCCCTTGCCGCCATTGAGCAGCGTGCCGCCGACGATGACGGCGGCGATGACCGTCATCAAGTCGGTTTCGCCGAGAGTATATTTCGCCGCCTGCAGGCGACCGGCATAGAGCAAGCCGGCAAGACCGGCGAGCCCGCCGCTGATGGTCAGCACGGCGAGCCTGATCCTGGGCACGCTGATGCCCGATACGCTTGCGGCGCGGGCATTGTCGCCGGTCGCCAGCACATGCGCGCCGAAACGGGTTTCGCGGAACACCAGGTGGCCGATGGCCACGGCAATCACCGACCACCAGACGAGTGAGGGGACACCGAGCAGCGAGCCGGAACCGAAGAAGCCGGTGAACGCTTCGTTGGTCACCGAGATCGAGCGAAGGTCTGTCATCGAACGCGAAACGCCGGCGAACAGGCCGAGCGTCGCCAGCGTCACCAGGAAGGAGGGCAGCCTGACATACGCCACCAGCACGCCGTTGATGACGCCGATCAGCAGGCCGGCGCCGAGGCCGGCGACTATCCCTGCCGGCATGCCGTACGCGTTGATGGTGACGGCGGCTGCAAGGGCCGCCACCGCCACGATCGAGCCGATCGACAAATCTATTTCGCCGGCCGACATGACGAAGACCAGGCCGATGGCCATGATCGTCACCGGCGTCGTCTGCAACACGATGTTCGATAAGTTCCGGACGGTGAGGAAGCCGCTGTCCCTCAGCACAATGGCGAAGAACAGAAAGATCGCCAGGAAACCGAGGTAGACGACATATTGCTGCAGATTGAAGCGGCTTGCGAAGCTGCTACCGGCGCTGGTGTTGGCACTGGACATTTTATCCCTCCGGTGGTGAGCGCTTCGCCTCGAGCCTATTTCACCGCGTCCGCGATGGCCGCCGGTACGTCCCTGTTGAGGGACTTCCTCCAACCGTCCTTCACCGTGTCCTTGGTGACGGCGATGGAATCTACGGCATAGAATGGTTCGGCCTTCTTGCCGACCAGCGAACCTGCCGAGGCGCGCGCCAGCGTCACGCCAATGCTGTAGGCCTCGTCGGCGACGAGGGCCGCGATGTTGCCGCCCTTGACCATGTCGAGCGCGGCAGGCTCGTTGAGGTCGAGCGTGACAATCTTGGTGTGTGTGTTGCCGGCACCGCGCAAGGCCGAAAGCACGCTCAGCGCCGGTTCGGCCCAGGTGACATAGATGCCGTCCAGGTCCGGATGCTGGGTGATCATCGCCTGGGCGATGTCTTCGCTGCGCGCCGGGTCGGCCATGCCGGCCTCGGCCTCGATCTTCATATCGGGATAGTCCTGCTCGATGGTCTTCTTGAAGGCCTGGTCGCGCTGGTTGGTGACGTAGAAGTCGGCATCGTGGAAGATGTAGCCGACCTTGCCTTTCTTGCCGAGCGCCTCGGCCATGGCGATGCCGGCCTTGTTGCCCATCTGAAAGAGATCGTCGGAGACGATGGTGACATAGTCCCTGCCCTGCTTGTAGCCGGCCGGGGAATTGTCGACGAAGCCGAGCTTGACGCCGGCCTGGCGTGCCGGATCGTAGACCGAAGCTGCGGTCGCCGGATCGACGGGAAGCGACAGGATGATCGACGGCTTTTTGGCCATCACCGTCTCGATATCGGCCTTCTGTCGCGCGGCGTCGAAACCGGCATCGGTCTGCGCCACCACCTCGATGCCGAGGCGCTTGAATTCGTCATGGGCGCCGGCGTTGACGGCGTTGGTGTATTCGCTCATCTCGTGCCAGACGAGGGCGGCGGTGAACTTGCCGTCCTTGATCTGCTGCTCTTCGGCTGGCGTCAGCGTAAGACTGCTCGCCGGCACCGGCTTTTCACCATTCGGTCCTGTGGTGACGCCTTCAGCGGCGAAGGCGTGCATGGCTAGCAGGCTCGCCACTGTCGTTATGATTACAGATGCTTTGCGCATATCCCGGTTCCCTTTTTGTTGTGTCGAAGAAAAGCTCCGGTGCGGCGGGCCGCGCCCGAGCGAGAGCCTTACTTGGCCGCGTCGAGCACCGGCTGCGGCGCGTCGCGGTTGAGCGAGTCCTTCCAGCCCTGCGCGACATTCTCCTTGGTGACGGTCAGGGCCGGGGCGACGACGAAGGCCGGTGTCGGCTGGCCAAGCAGCGACTTCATGCCGGAAGCAGCCATGGCGCGGCCGAGTTCATAGGCCTTGTCGGCGACGAGGGCTGCGACATTGCCGCCCTTGACCATGTCGAGCGCGACCGGCTCGGCGAGGTCGAGCGTGACGATCTTGGTCCTGGCGTTGCCGGCGCCGCGTAGCGCCGACAGCACGCCGTCGGCCGGCTCGGCCCAGGTCACGTAGATGCCGTCGAGATCGGGATGCTGCAAAAGCATCGCGTTGGCCAGTTCCTCGGCGCGGGCCGGGTCGGATATGCCCTGTTCGGCGACGATCTTGATGTCGGGATACACCTTCTCGATGGTGGTCTTGAAGGCTTGGTCGCGCTGGTTGGTGACGTAGTAGGCAGCGTCGTGGAAAATGTAGCCGACCTTGCCCTTGCCGCCAATCGCCTTGGCCATCGCGTCCGCAGCCTGCTTGCCCATCTGGAATAGATCGTCAGTCACGATCGAAGCGTAATCGGTGCCCTGCTTGTAGCCCTTGGGCAAGTTGGACAGGAACACCAACTTGGTGCCGTCCTTGACCGCCTGGCGGAAGGCTTCTGCCGAGGTGACCGGGTCGAGCGGCAGCGCCAAGATGACGTTGGGCTTGGCGGCCAACGCCGTCTCGATGTCGCTGCGCTGGCGGGCGGAGTCGAACTGGGCATCCGTTTTGACCGCAATGGTGATGCCGGCGCGGGCGAATTCGTCGGTGGCGCCGGCGGTTACCGCATTGGTGAAATCGGACGAGGTGTGCCAGAGCAACGCAGCCTTGTAGCCCTTGTCCTTGAGCGCGGCGATGTCGGCATCGCTTAGGATCACGTCGGCGCTCGGCGTGGCGCTCTCGCCCTGCGGGCCGACCGTCTGTGCGAAAGCTGGGTTGGCGGCAAGCATCAATCCGCCGGCAAAGGCGGCGGCGATCAGTGTCTTCATCGGCATGTCAGTTCTCCCATTTTGCTTCGTTGGTGGTTCAGTCGGCCACGCCGCAATAGCGGGCCATGAAGGCGGCGAAGCCGACTATGCCGGCGAAATATTCCTCGACATCCACGTGCTCCTCGAATGTGTGGCAATTCCTGATGTCGCCGGGCGCGCAATAGACGGCAG
This region of Mesorhizobium sp. C432A genomic DNA includes:
- a CDS encoding alanine racemase is translated as MFLEILRRRNPAFIESAIRLHQQGKLPANAYVLDLDTVEANARVLKSEASRNGLKIFAMTKQVGRSSSFCRAVMRGGIDRAVAVDMACARATHKAGMKLGHLGHLQQVAKFEAAAAAKTFKPDYWTVFNDTKAGEAATGAKAAGYVQDLLARIAAEGDIFYRGHEGGFNAADIIDVADRLDAVEGGRFAGITTFPALLFDHASRKVLPTPNLATLAKAAEALAKAGRKDIEINAPGTTSSVMLAALAEAGATQCEPGNGLHGTTALHVMEDLPELPAVLYLTEVSHLSGGKAYCLGGGFYIDPIFPDYDVKAIVSAEPTTAGSALRSVEVPPPSAIDYYAMIDAAGANAPKPGDSAVFGFRGQAFVTRAHIVGVSGISTDNPKVETIENGFGEPYAWPV
- a CDS encoding substrate-binding domain-containing protein, which translates into the protein MPMKTLIAAAFAGGLMLAANPAFAQTVGPQGESATPSADVILSDADIAALKDKGYKAALLWHTSSDFTNAVTAGATDEFARAGITIAVKTDAQFDSARQRSDIETALAAKPNVILALPLDPVTSAEAFRQAVKDGTKLVFLSNLPKGYKQGTDYASIVTDDLFQMGKQAADAMAKAIGGKGKVGYIFHDAAYYVTNQRDQAFKTTIEKVYPDIKIVAEQGISDPARAEELANAMLLQHPDLDGIYVTWAEPADGVLSALRGAGNARTKIVTLDLAEPVALDMVKGGNVAALVADKAYELGRAMAASGMKSLLGQPTPAFVVAPALTVTKENVAQGWKDSLNRDAPQPVLDAAK
- a CDS encoding ABC transporter permease, whose translation is MSSANTSAGSSFASRFNLQQYVVYLGFLAIFLFFAIVLRDSGFLTVRNLSNIVLQTTPVTIMAIGLVFVMSAGEIDLSIGSIVAVAALAAAVTINAYGMPAGIVAGLGAGLLIGVINGVLVAYVRLPSFLVTLATLGLFAGVSRSMTDLRSISVTNEAFTGFFGSGSLLGVPSLVWWSVIAVAIGHLVFRETRFGAHVLATGDNARAASVSGISVPRIRLAVLTISGGLAGLAGLLYAGRLQAAKYTLGETDLMTVIAAVIVGGTLLNGGKGSVVGALVGSLMMGMLNNGLILMGLSVSDQMIVRGLIILTAVAVSLREKNR
- a CDS encoding substrate-binding domain-containing protein, producing MRKASVIITTVASLLAMHAFAAEGVTTGPNGEKPVPASSLTLTPAEEQQIKDGKFTAALVWHEMSEYTNAVNAGAHDEFKRLGIEVVAQTDAGFDAARQKADIETVMAKKPSIILSLPVDPATAASVYDPARQAGVKLGFVDNSPAGYKQGRDYVTIVSDDLFQMGNKAGIAMAEALGKKGKVGYIFHDADFYVTNQRDQAFKKTIEQDYPDMKIEAEAGMADPARSEDIAQAMITQHPDLDGIYVTWAEPALSVLSALRGAGNTHTKIVTLDLNEPAALDMVKGGNIAALVADEAYSIGVTLARASAGSLVGKKAEPFYAVDSIAVTKDTVKDGWRKSLNRDVPAAIADAVK